One genomic window of Massilia sp. KIM includes the following:
- the hemE gene encoding uroporphyrinogen decarboxylase — MPQFAPLQNDTFLRALLRQPTEYTPVWLMRQAGRYLPEYRATRERAGSFLGLAKNPDFATEVTLQPIDRYPLDASILFSDILTVPDAMGLGLYFADGEGPKFERPLRSEAEVKALAVPDMETLDYVFKAVTQIRSALNGRVPLIGFSGSPWTLACYMVEGGGSREFHTIKKMLYARPDLMHHILDINARAVAQYLNAQIDAGAQAVMIFDSWGGALADGAYQEFSLRYMRQVVAGLQREKDGVRIPAIVFTKGGGLWLDEMADIGADALGLDWTVNLGRARALVGDRVALQGNLDPAILFAAPEQIRAEVERSLGAYGVPSAGHGHVFNLGHGISQFTPPESVSAMVEAVHDFSRKQRAGA, encoded by the coding sequence ATGCCACAATTTGCCCCGCTCCAGAACGACACCTTCCTGCGTGCGCTGCTGCGCCAGCCGACCGAGTACACGCCCGTCTGGCTGATGCGCCAGGCCGGCCGCTACCTGCCGGAATACCGCGCCACGCGCGAGCGCGCCGGTTCGTTCCTGGGCCTGGCGAAGAATCCGGACTTCGCCACCGAAGTCACGCTCCAGCCGATCGACCGCTATCCGCTGGACGCCTCGATCCTGTTCTCGGACATCCTGACGGTGCCGGACGCGATGGGCCTGGGCCTGTATTTCGCCGACGGCGAAGGCCCGAAGTTCGAGCGCCCGCTGCGCAGCGAAGCCGAGGTGAAAGCCCTGGCCGTGCCCGACATGGAAACCCTGGACTACGTGTTCAAGGCCGTGACCCAGATCCGCAGCGCCCTGAACGGCCGCGTGCCCCTGATCGGCTTCTCGGGCAGCCCCTGGACCCTGGCCTGCTACATGGTCGAAGGCGGCGGCTCGCGCGAATTCCACACCATCAAGAAGATGCTGTACGCGCGCCCCGACCTGATGCACCACATCCTGGACATCAACGCGCGCGCCGTGGCCCAGTACCTGAACGCCCAGATCGATGCCGGCGCCCAGGCCGTGATGATCTTCGACTCCTGGGGCGGCGCGCTGGCCGACGGCGCCTACCAGGAATTCTCGCTGCGCTACATGCGCCAGGTGGTGGCCGGCCTCCAGCGCGAGAAGGACGGCGTGCGCATCCCGGCGATCGTGTTCACCAAGGGCGGCGGCCTGTGGCTGGACGAGATGGCCGACATCGGCGCCGACGCGCTGGGCCTGGACTGGACCGTGAACCTGGGCCGCGCGCGCGCCCTGGTGGGCGATCGGGTGGCCCTGCAGGGCAACCTCGACCCGGCCATCCTGTTCGCCGCGCCGGAGCAGATCCGCGCCGAGGTGGAGCGCTCGCTGGGTGCCTACGGCGTCCCGTCGGCCGGCCATGGCCACGTGTTCAACCTGGGCCACGGCATTTCACAGTTCACCCCGCCGGAATCCGTGAGCGCCATGGTGGAAGCGGTGCACGACTTCAGCCGCAAGCAGCGCGCAGGCGCTTGA
- a CDS encoding SRPBCC family protein, producing MKFEHLVEINDPMNPLIDTLSREQLWRGLVLRAESPKMFMPHLDEVEIVDREAGSFGRRLRYGELVIEDRVHLTPLQEVRVEVPAQGEIAASSLRMIIESPASAMLLVRFCYDDGTGEHPDGVDAMYDEFKKSAYLEADLDTVRVLRQLAADGKLDASLLN from the coding sequence ATGAAATTCGAGCATCTTGTCGAGATTAACGATCCGATGAACCCGCTGATCGACACCCTGTCGCGCGAGCAGCTGTGGCGCGGCCTGGTGCTGCGCGCCGAGTCGCCCAAGATGTTCATGCCCCACCTCGACGAGGTCGAGATCGTGGACCGCGAGGCCGGCAGCTTCGGCCGCCGCCTGCGCTACGGCGAGCTGGTGATCGAGGACCGCGTGCACCTGACCCCGCTGCAGGAAGTGCGGGTCGAGGTGCCGGCCCAGGGCGAGATCGCGGCCTCGAGCCTGCGCATGATCATCGAGTCGCCCGCCAGCGCCATGCTGCTGGTGCGCTTCTGCTACGACGACGGCACCGGCGAGCATCCGGACGGGGTGGATGCGATGTACGACGAGTTCAAGAAATCCGCCTACCTGGAAGCCGACCTCGACACGGTGCGCGTGCTGCGCCAGCTCGCCGCCGACGGCAAGCTCGACGCGTCCCTGCTGAACTGA
- a CDS encoding UvrD-helicase domain-containing protein has product MSNAPKFGLNGPQSEAVLYLDGPCLVLAGAGSGKTRVITQKIAYMIEDRGYDPRTIAALTFTNKAAIEMQERIGKLLKQPKQAKQLTVSTFHSLGVKILRQEAAGVGLKDKFSIMDSDDCYTIVSDLALSTDKQEIRRIQNAISLWKNGLVDPELAIRNARDEDEAMAGRVYRSYVATLQAYQAVDFDDLIRLPVELFRNNEPIRDRWQRRLRYLLMDEYQDTNTCQYELVKLLVTGLGKKPMFTAVGDDDQAIYAWRGASVENLKTLQVDFPDLRVIKLEQNYRSTTRILQAANAVIGNNPKLFEKSLWSEHGLGEPIEVLGMQNDDQEADQVAIMISADHFQRKNKWSDYAILYRGNHQARVIEQALRKERIPYTMSGGQSFFDKAEIKDIIAYLRLIANQDDDPAFIRAVTTPKRGVGMATLETLGEFSKQWNCSLFEAASKGGIEAKLADRQLAPLRDFCRFMLELEDRATRPGPSGSGDNAAEVLDDMMKEMNYEHYLYENFDDRAAQAKWQNVLEFTNWLKERGRGGRDRDGEEKNLLELTQMVALMSMLEGQDEEQDAVRMSTLHASKGLEYPHVYLVGCEEGILPHKGDPDDSVEAIASRIQEERRLMYVGITRAKRTLHISWCKRRKRAGELVNCDPSRFIAEMQLDVGDAPPKESEILSPKERLANLKALLATPKPVPG; this is encoded by the coding sequence ATGTCCAATGCACCGAAATTCGGCCTGAACGGGCCGCAAAGCGAAGCCGTGCTCTATCTCGACGGCCCCTGCCTGGTGCTGGCCGGCGCCGGCTCGGGCAAGACGCGCGTGATCACCCAGAAGATCGCCTACATGATCGAGGACCGCGGCTACGATCCGCGCACCATCGCCGCCCTGACCTTCACCAACAAGGCGGCGATCGAGATGCAGGAGCGCATCGGCAAGCTGCTCAAGCAGCCCAAGCAGGCCAAGCAGCTCACGGTGTCCACCTTCCACTCGCTTGGGGTCAAGATCCTGCGCCAGGAGGCGGCCGGGGTGGGCCTGAAGGACAAGTTTTCCATCATGGACAGCGACGATTGCTACACCATCGTCTCGGACCTGGCCCTGTCCACCGACAAGCAGGAAATCCGCCGCATCCAGAACGCCATTTCGCTATGGAAGAACGGCCTGGTCGACCCGGAGCTCGCGATCCGCAACGCGCGCGACGAGGACGAGGCCATGGCCGGCCGCGTCTACCGCAGCTACGTGGCCACCCTGCAGGCCTACCAGGCGGTCGACTTCGACGACCTGATCCGCCTGCCGGTGGAGCTGTTCCGCAACAACGAACCGATCCGCGACCGCTGGCAGCGGCGCCTGCGCTACCTGCTGATGGACGAGTACCAGGATACCAACACCTGCCAGTACGAACTGGTCAAGCTGCTGGTGACGGGCCTGGGCAAGAAGCCGATGTTCACCGCCGTGGGCGACGACGACCAGGCGATCTACGCCTGGCGCGGCGCCTCGGTGGAAAACCTCAAGACCCTGCAGGTCGACTTTCCCGACCTGCGCGTCATCAAGCTGGAACAGAACTACCGCTCCACCACCCGCATCCTGCAGGCGGCCAACGCGGTCATCGGCAACAACCCCAAGCTGTTCGAGAAGTCGCTCTGGTCCGAACACGGCCTGGGCGAGCCGATCGAGGTGCTGGGCATGCAGAACGACGACCAGGAAGCCGACCAGGTGGCGATCATGATCTCGGCCGACCACTTCCAGCGCAAGAACAAGTGGTCGGACTACGCCATCCTCTATCGCGGCAACCACCAGGCCCGGGTCATCGAACAGGCGCTGCGCAAGGAGCGCATTCCCTACACCATGTCGGGCGGCCAGAGCTTCTTCGACAAGGCCGAGATCAAGGACATCATCGCCTACCTGCGCCTGATCGCCAACCAGGACGACGACCCGGCCTTCATCCGCGCCGTCACCACGCCCAAGCGCGGGGTCGGCATGGCGACCCTGGAAACCCTGGGCGAATTCTCCAAGCAGTGGAACTGCTCGCTGTTCGAGGCCGCCTCCAAGGGCGGGATCGAGGCCAAGCTGGCCGACCGCCAGCTGGCCCCGCTGCGCGACTTCTGCCGCTTCATGCTGGAGCTGGAAGACCGCGCCACCCGCCCGGGCCCGTCCGGCAGCGGCGACAACGCCGCCGAGGTGCTGGACGACATGATGAAGGAGATGAACTACGAGCACTATCTGTACGAGAACTTCGACGACCGCGCGGCCCAGGCCAAGTGGCAGAACGTGCTCGAGTTCACCAACTGGCTGAAGGAGCGCGGGCGCGGCGGGCGCGACCGCGACGGCGAGGAAAAGAACCTGCTCGAACTGACCCAGATGGTGGCCCTGATGTCCATGCTCGAGGGCCAGGACGAGGAGCAGGACGCGGTGCGCATGTCGACCCTGCACGCCTCCAAGGGACTGGAATACCCGCACGTCTACCTGGTCGGCTGCGAGGAGGGCATCCTGCCGCACAAGGGCGACCCCGACGACTCGGTCGAGGCGATCGCCTCGCGCATCCAGGAAGAGCGGCGCCTGATGTATGTCGGCATCACGCGCGCCAAGCGCACCCTGCACATCAGCTGGTGCAAGCGGCGCAAGCGCGCCGGCGAACTGGTCAACTGCGACCCGTCGCGCTTCATCGCCGAGATGCAGCTCGACGTCGGCGACGCCCCGCCCAAGGAATCCGAGATCCTCAGCCCCAAGGAACGCCTGGCCAACCTGAAAGCCCTGCTGGCGACGCCGAAACCCGTGCCGGGTTGA
- a CDS encoding dihydrolipoyl dehydrogenase, whose translation MKKLEVDVAVIGTGTAGLTAYRAARAQGARTVVIESGLYGTTCARVGCMPSKLLIAAAEAAHVMHSSAPFGVHAGEVRIDGRAVMDRVKRERDRFVGFVLEGVDAIPEQDKLRGHARFTGPHTLQVDEHTEIQAARVVIATGSRPLRLPALENVGPGIVTSDDVFYWDELPRSVAVIGTGVIGLELGQALHRLGVRVKLFARGGSIAQITDPEVLRAAGRVLNEELDIQFQSKVVGAVQEGDEVALTVADAMGKENTERFQFVLMAAGRVPNVDRIGLEHTGLARGEDGIPLFDARTMQCGTSHIFIAGDANDERPLLHDAADHGKIAGDNAGRYPDVRPGLRRTPIAVAFTEPNIATLGKDYRTLCEPGQRKFAVGKVSFEGQGRSRVMLQNKGLLRVYAEYGSRLFLGAEMIGPRAEHLAHLLSWAAQMRLTVDQMLEMPFYHPVVEEGVRTALRDLAHCLTQGESRTDPADTEPGT comes from the coding sequence ATGAAGAAACTGGAAGTGGATGTCGCCGTCATCGGCACCGGCACCGCCGGGCTGACGGCCTACCGGGCGGCCAGGGCGCAGGGCGCGCGCACCGTGGTGATCGAAAGCGGCTTGTACGGCACCACCTGCGCGCGGGTCGGCTGCATGCCGAGCAAGCTCCTGATCGCGGCGGCCGAGGCGGCCCACGTCATGCACTCCTCCGCGCCCTTCGGCGTGCACGCCGGCGAGGTGCGCATCGACGGCCGCGCCGTGATGGACCGCGTCAAGCGCGAGCGCGACCGCTTCGTCGGCTTCGTGCTCGAAGGCGTGGACGCCATCCCCGAGCAGGACAAGCTGCGCGGCCACGCGCGCTTCACCGGCCCCCATACGCTGCAGGTCGACGAGCACACCGAGATCCAGGCCGCGCGGGTGGTGATCGCCACCGGCTCGCGCCCGCTGCGCCTGCCGGCGCTGGAGAACGTCGGCCCCGGCATCGTCACCAGCGACGACGTGTTCTACTGGGACGAGCTGCCGCGCTCGGTGGCCGTGATCGGCACCGGCGTGATCGGGCTGGAGCTGGGCCAGGCCCTGCACCGGCTGGGCGTGCGGGTCAAGCTGTTCGCGCGCGGCGGCAGCATCGCCCAGATCACCGACCCCGAGGTGCTGCGCGCCGCCGGGCGGGTGCTCAACGAGGAACTCGACATCCAGTTCCAGTCGAAGGTGGTGGGCGCGGTGCAGGAGGGGGACGAGGTGGCGCTGACCGTGGCCGATGCCATGGGCAAGGAGAACACCGAGCGCTTCCAGTTCGTGCTGATGGCGGCCGGGCGCGTGCCCAACGTCGACCGCATCGGCCTCGAACACACCGGGCTGGCGCGCGGCGAGGACGGCATTCCGCTGTTCGACGCCCGCACCATGCAGTGCGGGACCAGCCACATCTTCATCGCGGGCGACGCCAACGACGAGCGCCCGCTGCTGCACGACGCCGCCGACCACGGCAAGATCGCGGGCGACAACGCCGGGCGCTACCCGGACGTGCGTCCGGGCCTGCGCCGCACACCGATCGCGGTGGCCTTCACCGAGCCCAACATCGCCACCCTGGGCAAGGATTACCGCACCCTGTGCGAACCGGGGCAGCGCAAGTTCGCGGTGGGCAAGGTGTCCTTCGAGGGGCAGGGGCGCAGCCGCGTGATGTTGCAGAACAAGGGGCTGCTGCGGGTGTACGCGGAGTACGGCTCGCGCCTGTTCCTGGGCGCCGAAATGATCGGCCCGCGCGCCGAGCACCTGGCCCACCTGCTGTCCTGGGCGGCGCAGATGCGGCTGACGGTGGACCAGATGCTGGAGATGCCCTTCTACCACCCGGTGGTGGAAGAGGGCGTGCGCACCGCGCTGCGCGACCTCGCGCACTGCCTGACGCAGGGGGAGAGCAGGACCGACCCGGCCGATACCGAGCCGGGCACCTGA
- a CDS encoding primosomal protein N', translating into MAECILEVVLDTPLNSSFDYRWVCQPGEEPLVGQLVLVPFARREVVGLIVAVKRETGVAPEKLKDALAVRSQLAPLPERWIALARFAADYYQRPVGEVALPGLPKNLRVPKTVALDRALKKLAKLDPAQDVAAANMPVLNPAQQAAADAIGAAEGFAPMLLWGVTGSGKTEVYLQACAQVLARDPQAQILVLVPEINLTPQLEANIRARFPGLMLATLHSSLSEGERMLHWLAAHGGQARIVLGTRLAILASLPHLKLIVIDEEHDPSYKQQEGLRYSARDLAVWRARQLGIPIVLGSATPSLESWHHAQSGRYRRLELRERAVRDAVLPRVRLVDTERERPREGLTSELLKALRTRLERGEQSLLFLNRRGYAPVISCDACGWVSNCTRCTSFMVLHKLEYRLRCHHCSLELRIPRHCPTCGNVDLQPLGRGTQRIEEGLHAMFPEARVLRIDADSTRLKGSAQEAFDSVHRGEVDILIGTQMVAKGHDFKNLTLVGILNPDTALFSQDYRASERLFAQLMQVAGRAGRAGGAPSEVLVQTRYASHPLYGAVMRHDYERFAGSLLAERREAGLPPFMYQALLRAEARELATALAFLEEARDCLPSDAVMINDPIPMTMTRVHNVDRAQLLVESSSRPALQAFLREWVELLRAMKSRVKWSLEVDPLDI; encoded by the coding sequence TTGGCAGAATGCATTCTTGAGGTCGTCCTCGACACGCCGCTCAACAGCAGCTTCGACTACCGCTGGGTTTGCCAGCCGGGGGAGGAGCCGCTGGTGGGCCAGCTCGTGCTGGTGCCCTTCGCGCGGCGCGAGGTGGTGGGCCTGATCGTGGCCGTCAAGCGCGAGACCGGGGTGGCGCCGGAAAAGCTGAAGGACGCGCTGGCCGTGCGCAGCCAGCTGGCGCCGCTGCCGGAGCGCTGGATCGCCCTGGCGCGCTTCGCCGCCGACTACTACCAGCGCCCGGTGGGCGAGGTGGCCTTGCCCGGCCTGCCCAAGAACCTGCGCGTGCCCAAGACGGTCGCCCTGGACCGCGCGCTCAAGAAGCTGGCCAAACTCGATCCGGCCCAGGACGTGGCCGCCGCCAACATGCCGGTGCTGAACCCCGCCCAGCAGGCCGCCGCCGACGCCATCGGCGCGGCCGAGGGCTTCGCCCCCATGCTGCTGTGGGGCGTGACCGGCAGCGGCAAGACCGAGGTCTACCTGCAGGCCTGCGCCCAGGTGCTGGCGCGCGACCCGCAGGCCCAGATCCTGGTGCTGGTCCCCGAGATCAACCTCACCCCCCAGCTGGAAGCGAACATCCGCGCGCGCTTCCCGGGCCTGATGCTGGCCACCCTGCACAGCAGCCTGTCGGAGGGCGAGCGCATGCTGCACTGGCTGGCCGCCCACGGCGGCCAGGCCCGCATCGTCCTCGGCACCCGCCTGGCGATCCTGGCCTCGCTGCCTCACCTCAAGCTGATCGTGATTGACGAGGAGCACGACCCCTCGTACAAGCAGCAGGAAGGCCTGCGCTATTCGGCGCGCGACCTGGCGGTGTGGCGCGCGCGCCAGCTCGGCATTCCCATCGTGCTGGGCTCGGCCACGCCCTCGCTCGAATCCTGGCACCACGCCCAGTCCGGGCGCTACCGGCGGCTCGAACTGCGCGAGCGCGCGGTGCGCGACGCCGTGCTGCCGCGCGTGCGCCTGGTGGACACCGAGCGCGAGCGGCCGCGCGAGGGCCTCACCTCCGAACTGCTGAAGGCCCTGCGCACGCGCCTGGAGCGCGGCGAGCAGTCGCTGCTGTTCCTGAACCGGCGCGGCTATGCGCCGGTGATCTCCTGCGACGCCTGTGGCTGGGTCAGCAACTGCACCCGCTGCACCTCCTTCATGGTGCTGCACAAGCTCGAGTACCGGCTGCGCTGCCACCACTGCAGCCTGGAGCTGCGCATCCCGCGCCATTGCCCGACCTGCGGCAACGTCGACCTGCAGCCTCTGGGGCGCGGCACCCAGCGCATCGAGGAGGGCCTGCACGCCATGTTCCCGGAAGCCAGGGTGCTGCGCATCGACGCCGACTCCACCCGCCTAAAGGGCAGCGCCCAGGAAGCCTTCGACAGCGTGCACCGGGGCGAGGTCGACATCCTGATCGGCACCCAGATGGTCGCCAAGGGCCATGACTTCAAGAACCTGACCCTGGTCGGCATCCTCAATCCGGACACCGCCCTGTTCTCCCAGGACTACCGCGCCAGCGAGCGCCTGTTCGCCCAGCTGATGCAGGTGGCGGGGCGGGCCGGGCGCGCCGGCGGGGCGCCGTCCGAGGTGCTGGTCCAGACCCGCTACGCCAGCCACCCGCTGTACGGGGCCGTCATGCGCCACGACTACGAGCGCTTCGCCGGCAGCCTGCTGGCCGAGCGGCGCGAAGCCGGCCTGCCGCCCTTCATGTACCAGGCCCTGCTGCGCGCCGAGGCGCGCGAGCTGGCCACCGCGCTCGCCTTCCTGGAGGAGGCGCGCGATTGCCTGCCCTCGGACGCGGTGATGATCAACGATCCGATTCCGATGACCATGACGCGGGTGCACAACGTCGACCGCGCCCAGCTGCTGGTGGAGTCGAGCTCGCGCCCGGCCCTGCAGGCCTTCCTGCGCGAGTGGGTGGAGCTGCTGCGCGCCATGAAGAGCCGGGTCAAGTGGTCGCTCGAGGTCGATCCGCTCGACATCTGA
- a CDS encoding DUF4214 domain-containing protein yields the protein MAKVSDITTTPVSGLQHIDALLDEGPDWNYLTAPGNANTIYYTFSIASGNEKDRTGQEAFSFAQQVSARTAFSYLQEITGIRFVETAVGTDAQIHLANLDIADRSTTGLCSWNSPYSHYADGTLSTYDADAYIYMDNREHAAQNADLRPGGYGYETLLHELGHALGLKHPFTDDIRLPTAQDNTANTLMSYRDVGGPHSEFSPYDIAALNWLYGGDGLKGGLGINSATGARYLTGTGSADVLTGGAANDVLEGGGGNDVLVGGAGEDTAVFARSRSAYSFSENASGELLAFNANEGTIRLSGVEVLRFTDGSYQRAQLTSDQTAPAAPTLAVTKNAAGFATGNKPLVSGQAEANAIIKIYAGTTQVGETKANESGIWSVVTSTAFPDGRNYSVYATATDAAGNVSVVSQPASFHVDATAPSAPTSVMALAAGSNAASFSGTGEVGSTILLVEVNAGIELGRATVQANGSWRIDKLLLPNANYQVRAASEDAAGNATSAQTSHSFQVNSALNANGTAANDVFTPGAGDNAINGGAGLDTVVYNGNRADFTVQRGVFGVTVTDKSGALGSDNLVNVERIRFNDTMVGLDVGEGEVTGLTYRLYRAAFDREPDKAGMAFWIKALDTGNYTGQDIAKLFINDKEFIDMYMSDPSDENFVTKLYAHVLHRPAEGAGFDFWVNGLKQSTRAEVLAFFSESPENQAQVIGSIVHGVDFPLPAA from the coding sequence ATGGCTAAAGTTTCCGACATCACCACGACCCCGGTCTCGGGGCTGCAACATATCGACGCCCTGCTGGACGAAGGTCCGGACTGGAACTACCTGACCGCCCCGGGTAACGCCAACACGATCTACTACACCTTCTCGATTGCCTCGGGCAACGAAAAGGACAGGACCGGACAGGAAGCCTTCAGCTTCGCGCAGCAGGTCTCGGCGCGCACCGCGTTCAGCTACCTGCAGGAGATCACCGGCATCCGCTTCGTCGAGACGGCGGTCGGGACCGACGCCCAGATCCACCTGGCCAACCTGGACATCGCGGACCGCTCCACGACCGGCCTGTGCAGCTGGAACTCGCCATACAGCCATTACGCGGACGGCACCCTGAGCACCTATGACGCCGACGCCTATATCTACATGGACAACAGGGAGCACGCGGCCCAGAACGCCGACCTGCGGCCGGGCGGCTACGGCTACGAGACCCTGTTGCACGAGCTCGGCCACGCGCTGGGCCTGAAGCACCCCTTCACCGACGACATCCGGCTGCCCACGGCGCAGGACAACACCGCCAACACCCTGATGTCCTACCGCGACGTCGGCGGTCCGCACAGCGAGTTCAGCCCCTACGACATCGCGGCGCTGAACTGGCTCTACGGCGGCGACGGGCTCAAGGGCGGCCTGGGGATCAACTCTGCCACCGGCGCGCGCTACCTGACCGGCACCGGCAGCGCCGACGTGCTGACCGGCGGCGCGGCCAACGACGTGCTCGAGGGCGGCGGCGGCAACGACGTGCTGGTCGGCGGCGCCGGCGAGGACACCGCGGTGTTCGCCCGCAGCCGCAGCGCCTACAGCTTCAGCGAGAACGCCAGCGGGGAGCTGCTGGCCTTCAACGCCAACGAGGGCACGATCCGCCTCTCGGGCGTCGAAGTGCTGCGCTTCACGGACGGCAGCTACCAGCGCGCCCAGCTGACCTCGGACCAGACGGCGCCGGCCGCGCCGACCCTGGCCGTGACCAAGAACGCGGCCGGCTTCGCCACCGGCAACAAGCCCCTGGTGAGCGGCCAGGCCGAGGCCAACGCCATCATCAAGATCTACGCCGGCACCACCCAGGTCGGCGAAACCAAGGCCAACGAAAGCGGCATCTGGAGCGTGGTGACGAGCACCGCCTTCCCCGACGGCCGCAACTACAGCGTGTACGCGACCGCCACCGACGCCGCCGGCAACGTGTCCGTCGTCAGCCAGCCGGCCAGCTTCCACGTCGACGCCACCGCACCAAGCGCGCCGACCTCGGTGATGGCGCTGGCCGCCGGCAGCAATGCCGCGAGCTTCTCCGGCACCGGCGAGGTCGGCAGCACGATCCTGCTGGTCGAGGTGAACGCCGGCATCGAGCTCGGCCGCGCCACGGTCCAGGCCAACGGCAGCTGGCGCATCGACAAGCTGCTGCTGCCGAACGCCAACTACCAGGTGCGCGCCGCGTCCGAGGACGCCGCCGGCAACGCCACCAGCGCCCAGACCAGCCACAGCTTCCAGGTCAACAGCGCCCTGAACGCCAACGGCACTGCGGCCAACGACGTGTTCACCCCGGGCGCCGGCGACAACGCGATCAATGGCGGGGCCGGCCTGGACACCGTGGTCTACAACGGCAACCGCGCCGACTTCACGGTCCAGCGCGGGGTGTTCGGCGTGACCGTGACCGACAAGTCCGGCGCGCTGGGCAGCGACAACCTGGTCAACGTCGAACGCATCCGCTTCAACGACACCATGGTCGGCCTGGACGTCGGCGAGGGCGAGGTCACCGGCCTGACCTACCGCCTGTACCGCGCCGCTTTCGACCGCGAACCGGACAAGGCCGGCATGGCCTTCTGGATCAAGGCGCTCGACACCGGCAACTACACGGGCCAGGACATCGCGAAGCTGTTCATCAACGACAAAGAATTCATCGACATGTACATGTCGGACCCGTCGGACGAGAACTTCGTGACCAAGCTGTATGCCCACGTGCTGCACCGCCCGGCCGAGGGCGCGGGCTTCGACTTCTGGGTCAATGGCCTGAAGCAGTCCACGCGCGCCGAAGTGCTGGCCTTCTTCTCCGAAAGCCCGGAGAACCAGGCCCAGGTGATCGGCAGCATCGTGCACGGCGTCGATTTCCCGCTGCCGGCCGCCTGA